In a genomic window of Flavobacterium crassostreae:
- a CDS encoding YqgE/AlgH family protein — protein sequence MISETLIKGQLLISEPSIIGDTSFNRSVILLAEHTKDGSVGFIINKPLKYCINDLVPEITAKFKIYNGGPVEQDNLYFIHNVPNLIPNSIEISNGIYWGGDFESTKELLNNSIIKKDNIRFFLGYTGWGENQLETEMNANSWIVAPNIYKNKIIGKATTHFWKEQIIELGGEYLIWSNAPENPYLN from the coding sequence ATGATTTCTGAAACCCTAATAAAAGGACAACTACTTATTTCTGAGCCTTCTATAATTGGAGACACATCCTTTAATAGATCTGTTATTCTATTGGCAGAGCATACCAAAGATGGTTCTGTGGGATTTATTATCAACAAACCATTAAAATATTGCATTAATGATTTGGTGCCAGAAATTACTGCAAAATTTAAAATTTATAATGGCGGCCCTGTAGAACAAGACAATCTTTATTTTATACACAATGTGCCTAACTTAATCCCAAATAGTATTGAAATTTCTAACGGAATTTACTGGGGTGGTGATTTTGAGTCTACCAAAGAGCTTTTAAACAACAGCATCATTAAAAAAGACAACATTCGGTTTTTTTTGGGATATACCGGTTGGGGAGAAAACCAATTAGAAACCGAAATGAATGCGAACTCCTGGATAGTGGCGCCTAATATTTATAAAAACAAAATAATAGGCAAAGCAACAACCCATTTCTGGAAAGAACAAATAATAGAACTTGGTGGCGAATACCTAATATGGTCTAATGCTCCAGAGAATCCCTATTTAAATTAA
- a CDS encoding aminotransferase class IV — MINFNGNIVGNNSNVLTNNRAFLYGDAIFETVKIVNSKILFLEDHYFRLMASMRVVRMEIPMHFTMEFFEEQIISLATANNLGTTSRARITVFRNDGGYYLPETNEVSYLIHATALNEAAYSIAKDVYEADLYKDFYITKQLLSSIKSTNRLLHTTASIYAHENGLDNCLLLNDSKNVVEATQGNIFMVSGNKLITPAISEGCLNGVMRRKILELARKMDNLVVLEETISPFDLQKADELFVTNVIKGVQPITKYRKKIFGTAFSEQILKLLNASIA; from the coding sequence ATGATTAATTTTAACGGGAATATCGTAGGTAATAACAGTAATGTACTCACAAACAATCGTGCTTTTTTGTATGGAGATGCTATTTTTGAAACAGTGAAAATAGTAAACTCTAAGATTTTATTTTTAGAAGACCACTATTTTAGATTAATGGCCTCTATGCGTGTCGTACGAATGGAAATTCCGATGCATTTTACAATGGAGTTTTTTGAAGAGCAAATTATCTCTTTGGCCACGGCAAATAATCTCGGAACTACATCCAGAGCCAGGATTACGGTTTTTAGAAACGATGGCGGATATTATCTTCCGGAAACCAATGAGGTTTCGTATTTAATTCATGCCACTGCGCTAAATGAGGCTGCTTATAGTATAGCAAAAGACGTTTATGAGGCAGACTTGTATAAAGATTTTTATATAACCAAGCAGTTGCTTTCTTCTATCAAATCTACTAATAGATTGCTACATACTACCGCTAGTATCTATGCGCATGAAAATGGCTTGGATAATTGTTTGTTATTGAATGATTCTAAAAATGTTGTAGAAGCAACACAGGGTAATATTTTTATGGTATCGGGCAATAAATTAATAACTCCAGCTATTTCTGAAGGTTGTTTGAATGGGGTTATGAGAAGAAAAATTTTAGAACTAGCCCGAAAAATGGATAACTTGGTAGTTCTGGAAGAAACCATATCTCCTTTTGATCTACAAAAAGCAGATGAGTTATTCGTGACCAATGTAATAAAAGGAGTACAGCCAATTACAAAATACAGAAAAAAGATATTTGGAACCGCGTTTTCCGAACAAATTTTAAAATTGTTGAACGCCAGTATCGCCTAA
- a CDS encoding START-like domain-containing protein has translation MDQKKRYEIEFPINSSPQLLYQYISTPSGLSEWFADNVNSRGEFFTFIWDGSEEKARLASKKAGEKVKFKWVDDQNKDTEYYFEIHILVDELTKDVSIMVVDFAEQTEINEAKLLWENQISDLKHLIGSV, from the coding sequence ATGGATCAGAAAAAACGTTACGAAATAGAGTTTCCTATAAATTCCTCTCCGCAATTACTTTACCAATATATTTCTACGCCTTCAGGATTATCGGAGTGGTTTGCAGATAATGTTAATTCACGTGGTGAATTTTTTACCTTTATTTGGGACGGTTCTGAAGAAAAAGCTCGTTTGGCTTCTAAAAAAGCTGGCGAAAAAGTAAAATTTAAATGGGTAGATGATCAAAATAAAGATACGGAGTATTATTTTGAAATTCATATTCTAGTAGATGAGCTTACTAAAGATGTGTCTATAATGGTTGTTGATTTTGCAGAACAGACCGAAATTAACGAAGCTAAATTATTATGGGAAAATCAAATTTCAGATTTAAAACATCTGATAGGATCGGTATAG
- a CDS encoding site-specific integrase codes for MAKSLLFDCSYTEIWVHPKNWKTLTSKKSLELNWYVECKFIDPLFLEKYPKGFPFRKKLNKFRTLEERKAAIQVLLTEIPKLFEDKGWNPITKKYMIPEAIPINGVLHPKLNFIEALEIAYLKLSVSDGVIKELRRIIAKVKKSAEQQRIDFSISEVHSGHVRDLLDYLNLTPNEYNKFLTHLSIVLSDLVEKRMVFHNPIKDIRKKKTVKKIRETLEVDELNKIFSILKTDYYTFYRYGQIFFHSGARSAELFRVQKKDVYLEKREYRITIKKGNSYREVIKVILPNALKFWTEIVQECKTEEDYLFTRNLQPSVTPTQPYQITKRWKRLVKDKYNITADFYALKHLFLDELDKATSESSMLSKGMASHETDVTEKVYLVGRNSRKNEALKNIRINVITA; via the coding sequence ATGGCAAAATCACTACTATTCGACTGCTCATACACAGAAATATGGGTACATCCTAAAAATTGGAAAACATTAACTTCAAAGAAAAGTCTAGAACTTAACTGGTATGTAGAATGTAAATTTATTGACCCTCTATTCCTTGAAAAATATCCTAAAGGCTTTCCTTTTAGAAAAAAACTAAACAAATTTAGAACTTTAGAGGAGAGAAAAGCTGCAATTCAAGTATTGTTAACAGAAATACCTAAATTATTTGAAGACAAAGGTTGGAATCCAATTACAAAAAAGTACATGATTCCGGAAGCAATACCAATAAATGGAGTCTTACACCCAAAATTAAACTTTATTGAAGCTTTAGAAATAGCCTACTTAAAGCTATCCGTTTCAGATGGAGTAATAAAAGAACTCCGCAGAATCATTGCTAAGGTTAAAAAATCGGCTGAGCAACAAAGGATAGATTTCTCAATTAGTGAAGTTCATTCTGGCCATGTTCGCGATTTACTTGACTACCTCAACCTTACCCCAAATGAATATAATAAATTTCTGACACATTTATCTATTGTGCTATCTGATTTGGTGGAAAAAAGAATGGTTTTTCATAATCCGATAAAAGATATTAGGAAGAAAAAAACGGTAAAAAAAATTCGTGAAACATTAGAAGTTGATGAACTCAATAAAATTTTTTCTATTTTAAAAACAGATTATTACACATTTTATAGATATGGACAGATATTTTTTCATTCTGGCGCGAGAAGTGCAGAATTATTTAGGGTTCAAAAAAAAGACGTGTACCTGGAGAAAAGAGAATATAGAATTACTATTAAAAAAGGAAATAGCTACAGAGAAGTCATAAAAGTTATTTTACCAAATGCTCTAAAATTTTGGACCGAAATTGTTCAAGAATGCAAAACGGAAGAAGATTATTTATTCACAAGAAACTTACAACCGTCAGTGACTCCCACACAGCCATATCAAATAACTAAGCGATGGAAAAGACTTGTAAAGGATAAATATAACATAACAGCAGACTTTTATGCTTTAAAACACTTATTTTTGGATGAACTTGACAAAGCCACTAGCGAGAGTTCTATGTTATCTAAAGGAATGGCAAGTCACGAAACTGATGTTACTGAAAAAGTTTATTTAGTCGGTAGGAATAGCAGGAAAAACGAAGCTTTAAAAAACATTAGGATCAACGTAATCACTGCTTAA
- a CDS encoding M15 family metallopeptidase, producing MITTKQAINEFGKPNQQGSYLTTIELPYPMRLAWDKKTKVTKMRCHKLVAENFKNVFKDLLDHYGLPKIQELGIDLFGGCFNFRAMRGGSDYSRHSWGIAIDLDPERNLLHETSSTARFARPEYKPMIDTFYRYGFISLGVEKNYDWMHFEIK from the coding sequence ATGATAACGACAAAACAAGCTATTAATGAGTTTGGAAAGCCAAACCAACAAGGCAGTTATTTAACTACAATAGAATTGCCTTATCCTATGCGTTTAGCTTGGGACAAAAAGACTAAGGTTACTAAAATGAGGTGCCATAAATTAGTTGCCGAAAACTTTAAAAATGTTTTTAAAGACCTTTTAGATCATTACGGACTACCCAAAATACAAGAGTTAGGGATTGATTTATTTGGAGGTTGTTTCAACTTTAGAGCCATGCGTGGAGGTTCAGATTATAGCCGTCATTCATGGGGAATTGCCATTGATTTAGACCCAGAAAGAAACTTATTGCACGAGACATCTAGCACAGCTCGTTTTGCAAGACCCGAATACAAGCCAATGATTGATACTTTCTATAGATATGGATTTATTTCATTAGGAGTAGAGAAAAATTATGATTGGATGCACTTTGAAATTAAATAA
- a CDS encoding phage holin family protein yields the protein MKTFLLYLLTATFLFFAPITGLLIAVGAAIALDTCFGIYRAIMVKGWKYVTSRKLSEIISKMLLYELCIILLYVIDFFILSEIFEKWFSISFFATKVCAILLIFIEGVSIKENYEKATGKDVWAMIKKALKRANEIKDSITDLKNNTDDNDKTSY from the coding sequence ATGAAGACATTTTTATTATACCTACTAACGGCAACTTTTTTATTTTTTGCACCAATCACGGGATTATTAATAGCTGTTGGTGCTGCAATAGCCTTAGATACTTGTTTTGGAATATATAGAGCCATAATGGTAAAGGGTTGGAAATATGTTACCAGTAGAAAGCTAAGTGAAATTATATCCAAAATGCTTCTTTATGAGCTATGTATCATTTTGCTTTATGTGATAGATTTCTTCATTCTTTCTGAAATATTTGAAAAATGGTTTTCAATTTCCTTTTTCGCCACCAAAGTATGCGCAATCCTTTTGATATTCATCGAGGGGGTTTCAATAAAAGAAAACTATGAAAAAGCTACAGGAAAAGATGTTTGGGCTATGATTAAAAAAGCCTTAAAAAGAGCTAATGAAATTAAAGACAGCATAACTGATTTAAAAAACAATACCGATGATAACGACAAAACAAGCTATTAA
- a CDS encoding major capsid protein has product MAKSIFQDLVSKYFPTTAKYFYDKVNGSKEEPKYLHDEMLDEEFSDDMTYASISGNFTRVTADVVSFDSPAPIKTRGSLKMASGDIPKMAIKYVLDEKQMNTLINLSNRKDRVKELIKKIFNDTESVIYGIKEKIEQAHLLGFSGGITLIEDALNVGTGIRINYNIPKDNQFGTSVKWSDANSKPIDDINRILEAAKSTGQTPNTIWMDSKIARNILNNDQVKQMFAFSLNFVGTNVPSLSTTQLADVFSRNLNLTLRIIDRTFFHEKDGKRTSSQGWTPNMVVFSTGTKVGALVYSKLAESTFKQPQVVYAEPNNYILVKKDGTTDPVSERTAGEALVIPVLQNVESLFYLNTEEDTASKDTQTEGDAVYLYKTVSYTKPSVISAINSAYEANKAKSTNLDATLAKYIDEMSEEQVLIFEGNITPSV; this is encoded by the coding sequence ATGGCAAAGTCAATTTTTCAAGATTTAGTAAGTAAATATTTTCCAACAACGGCAAAATACTTTTACGATAAGGTAAATGGTTCTAAAGAAGAGCCTAAATACCTTCACGACGAAATGTTAGATGAGGAGTTCTCAGACGACATGACATACGCTTCTATAAGCGGAAACTTTACAAGAGTTACGGCTGACGTTGTTTCTTTTGATTCTCCAGCTCCAATTAAAACCAGAGGCTCGTTAAAAATGGCTTCTGGAGATATTCCAAAAATGGCTATTAAGTATGTTTTGGATGAAAAACAAATGAACACTTTGATTAATCTATCCAATAGAAAAGACAGAGTTAAAGAACTTATCAAAAAGATTTTCAATGATACAGAATCAGTGATTTATGGTATCAAAGAAAAAATCGAACAGGCTCATTTATTAGGTTTCTCTGGAGGTATTACTTTGATCGAAGACGCTTTAAATGTCGGCACAGGAATCCGCATAAATTATAATATTCCAAAAGACAATCAATTTGGAACATCTGTAAAATGGAGCGATGCTAATTCAAAACCAATTGACGACATAAACAGGATTTTAGAAGCAGCAAAAAGTACAGGGCAAACTCCTAATACTATTTGGATGGATAGTAAGATTGCAAGAAATATTTTGAACAACGATCAAGTAAAACAGATGTTCGCATTTAGTTTGAATTTTGTTGGGACAAATGTACCTTCTTTAAGCACTACTCAGTTAGCAGATGTTTTTAGCAGAAACTTAAATCTAACCTTAAGAATTATTGATAGAACTTTTTTCCATGAAAAAGACGGTAAAAGAACTTCATCTCAAGGATGGACGCCTAACATGGTAGTATTTTCAACTGGAACAAAAGTCGGTGCTTTAGTGTACAGTAAACTTGCAGAATCTACATTTAAACAGCCTCAAGTGGTTTATGCGGAGCCTAATAATTACATCTTGGTTAAAAAAGATGGAACAACTGATCCCGTAAGTGAAAGAACAGCTGGGGAAGCTCTTGTTATTCCGGTATTGCAGAATGTAGAATCTCTGTTTTATTTGAATACAGAGGAAGATACAGCTTCTAAAGATACACAAACAGAGGGTGACGCTGTTTACTTATACAAAACAGTTTCTTATACAAAACCGTCTGTTATTTCTGCAATAAACTCGGCCTATGAAGCTAATAAAGCTAAATCTACTAACCTAGATGCTACATTAGCGAAGTACATTGATGAAATGTCAGAAGAGCAAGTGTTAATTTTCGAAGGTAATATAACACCATCAGTATAA
- a CDS encoding phage portal protein, which produces MEEIIELLKSDPQKAIETIKAKSIKKASDIENYIKEYKDFDRSQRDQQIEVIQKDKPLEGGTVSRMVKIYINHAQNIAETLAAFVIGKPITLIPSEDNDLSKLVKQIWRVNRIDSKLLEATIVKFSQTQVAMQFYIVDAGETSLLNKVLEFMKLKKQAKEIKAKVLDNTKGIMTPYFDSSGDMKLFMWEYKSKEGDKEVANVQIWNETNMIHLKDLAQFANLPHGFDRIPIVYDSQDEPIWYTVKSPIDRHEVAMSKLGDANDYSGHPILVTEGQVNGMPTKEESGKHFNVPITLGGDDGKTVIKGGVSFLEATTAPESNRLELDKLEDIIAYGSGVPNLSLDKLKALGNVAEKTVKLMFIATDIKAALKQSAARTFIERCVNVILSGVTKTTNIGTATIGKSLYYDIQFNSILPSDISETVTYLKSAVEGKFVSKKTAIGLIDLVDDQEGEIKQIELENKVTEVIPPAL; this is translated from the coding sequence ATGGAAGAAATAATCGAACTATTAAAATCCGACCCACAAAAGGCGATTGAGACAATAAAAGCCAAAAGCATCAAGAAAGCGTCTGATATTGAAAACTATATTAAAGAATACAAAGACTTTGATCGCAGCCAAAGAGATCAACAAATTGAAGTGATTCAAAAAGATAAACCTTTAGAAGGTGGCACGGTTTCTAGAATGGTTAAAATTTACATTAACCACGCCCAGAATATTGCGGAAACATTGGCTGCATTTGTTATTGGAAAACCCATTACCTTAATTCCGTCAGAGGATAATGATTTATCTAAACTGGTTAAGCAAATTTGGCGCGTGAACCGCATTGATTCTAAATTGCTGGAAGCAACTATTGTCAAGTTTTCTCAAACACAGGTGGCAATGCAGTTTTATATTGTGGATGCCGGAGAGACTTCACTCTTAAACAAAGTTTTGGAGTTTATGAAATTGAAAAAACAAGCCAAAGAAATCAAAGCTAAAGTTTTAGACAATACCAAAGGCATTATGACGCCTTACTTTGATAGTTCTGGAGATATGAAGCTCTTCATGTGGGAATATAAATCCAAAGAAGGCGATAAAGAAGTAGCCAATGTGCAAATTTGGAACGAGACAAATATGATTCATTTGAAAGATTTAGCACAGTTTGCAAATCTACCTCATGGATTTGATAGAATCCCCATAGTGTATGATAGTCAAGACGAGCCAATTTGGTACACCGTAAAATCACCAATTGACAGACACGAAGTAGCCATGTCAAAACTAGGCGATGCCAATGACTACTCAGGACACCCGATTTTAGTTACCGAGGGGCAAGTAAATGGAATGCCAACAAAAGAAGAAAGTGGAAAACATTTTAACGTCCCAATTACATTAGGCGGTGACGATGGTAAAACTGTTATCAAAGGAGGGGTTAGTTTTCTTGAAGCAACAACGGCACCTGAAAGCAACAGGTTGGAACTAGACAAGCTGGAGGATATTATCGCTTACGGTTCCGGAGTTCCTAATTTGTCATTAGACAAATTGAAAGCTTTGGGTAATGTGGCCGAAAAAACAGTAAAACTGATGTTTATTGCAACCGACATAAAAGCAGCTTTAAAACAGTCAGCTGCACGTACATTCATCGAAAGATGTGTTAATGTGATTCTATCTGGAGTAACTAAAACTACCAATATCGGAACGGCCACAATTGGTAAATCACTCTATTATGATATTCAATTCAATTCCATTTTACCGTCTGATATTTCAGAAACAGTTACTTACCTGAAATCAGCTGTAGAAGGTAAATTTGTCAGCAAAAAAACGGCTATCGGATTAATCGACTTAGTTGATGATCAAGAGGGAGAGATCAAGCAAATTGAGTTGGAAAATAAAGTTACGGAAGTGATACCTCCAGCTTTGTAA
- a CDS encoding terminase large subunit domain-containing protein: MLTEAEILELDTLLKERDIDILRNKLNDETTEQNPNFKLLQKAIKEQKYEEVNGQIDLVSGYRGAGLEGSSRSGKTWSGVDIIIWLCLFYETNGCTINIYRQTYNEFKTTLYDDFKRRLDDFGLPNKFHDAEEVKTFKIGKSKIYFIGDGKHGGGCDYAFFNEVMFIKKSVFDQVKMRCRKFWWADYNPSFTDHWFFDNALGRPDVAFLRTTFHDNKFISPQERHEITITEPWKPGSYIVKDNVIMCYNKDTKKVEEISKTNQPPPHPTNITNGTADEDYWKIYGLGLRGAMKGLIFPHVFWIDSFPEDKAPIYPNDFGFTTDPNTLVRYAEDEHNIWIEPLSYEPIETPPALAELLISLGIDKTKDIIPCDSADKYTGENKGTVEMVRGLKNEGFVRAYKISKTKSVMFWLTSMKKKKIHIVKNHLYKQALKEQQNYKMKEIAGLQINQPIDKWNHIWDAARYGHIAHNSQGVTVFAITPEESRKLNY, encoded by the coding sequence TTGCTTACAGAAGCCGAAATTCTAGAACTAGATACTCTTTTGAAAGAAAGAGATATTGATATTTTACGTAATAAGCTTAATGACGAAACTACAGAGCAAAACCCAAATTTCAAGCTATTACAAAAAGCTATTAAAGAACAAAAGTACGAAGAAGTAAACGGTCAAATAGATCTTGTTTCGGGTTATCGCGGTGCTGGGTTAGAAGGTTCTTCCCGTTCTGGTAAAACATGGTCCGGTGTAGATATTATTATTTGGCTTTGCTTATTCTACGAAACCAACGGATGCACAATCAACATTTATCGCCAAACATACAATGAATTCAAAACCACCTTATACGATGATTTCAAGCGTAGGTTAGATGATTTTGGGCTGCCTAATAAATTCCATGATGCCGAAGAAGTCAAAACATTTAAAATAGGTAAATCAAAAATATATTTTATTGGTGATGGTAAGCATGGGGGAGGTTGTGACTATGCTTTTTTTAATGAAGTAATGTTTATTAAAAAATCGGTATTTGACCAGGTAAAAATGCGCTGCCGTAAGTTTTGGTGGGCGGATTATAATCCATCATTTACAGATCATTGGTTTTTCGATAATGCTTTAGGCCGTCCAGACGTTGCTTTCCTAAGAACAACATTTCACGATAACAAATTCATATCACCACAAGAGCGCCATGAGATTACAATAACGGAACCATGGAAGCCTGGTTCTTATATTGTGAAAGACAATGTGATCATGTGTTACAATAAAGACACTAAGAAAGTCGAAGAAATAAGTAAAACTAATCAGCCTCCACCGCATCCAACCAATATTACTAACGGAACAGCCGATGAGGATTACTGGAAAATTTACGGGCTTGGTTTACGTGGTGCAATGAAAGGTTTAATATTTCCTCATGTATTTTGGATTGATTCATTCCCTGAAGATAAAGCGCCAATTTATCCTAATGACTTTGGGTTTACAACAGATCCAAACACCCTTGTTAGATATGCAGAGGATGAGCATAATATTTGGATTGAGCCTTTGTCTTATGAGCCAATAGAAACTCCACCAGCATTGGCAGAGTTACTTATTAGCTTAGGTATTGACAAAACAAAAGACATTATCCCATGTGATTCAGCGGATAAGTACACTGGTGAGAACAAAGGAACCGTGGAAATGGTTCGAGGTTTAAAGAACGAGGGATTTGTCCGTGCTTATAAAATAAGTAAAACCAAATCGGTTATGTTTTGGCTTACTTCTATGAAGAAAAAGAAAATACATATCGTTAAAAATCACTTGTATAAGCAAGCATTAAAGGAGCAGCAAAACTATAAAATGAAGGAGATTGCTGGACTTCAAATCAATCAACCTATTGATAAATGGAACCACATTTGGGATGCTGCTCGTTATGGCCACATCGCTCATAATAGCCAAGGAGTTACCGTTTTTGCAATAACACCAGAAGAAAGTAGAAAATTAAATTATTAA
- a CDS encoding class I SAM-dependent methyltransferase: MNDQIIGSRILKTELIKWGKLQFLQQENFKEWVNNGSEKLIESIIKYQFIDPFKVWHHQGVNYCLDGRHRYLDLNFVSQMAGHQVPEELPATFIDCANMKEAAELVLVYSSAYAKITQQGLLDFVQNFDLDFPDLQGLMNIPDFDNIAFEGLMNNTGSTNQPIVPSSLKDSFIFPPFSILDTRSGVWQERKRKWIALGFNSQETREDVELIAKSGQSTAIYELRNKMRESLGREPSWDEIIDYAKQKGMHVYEGASIFDPVLCELSYRWFCPKGGRILDPFAGGSVRGVVAGILGYPYDGIDLRLAQVEANRKQAALLNLEDVTWHAGDSNEFLDEVEFKDVDFLYSCPPYADLEKYSDDPKDLSNMDYADFKEVYFSIIKKSVAQLKEDRFACFVVGDVRDKKGFYYNFVSDTIQAFKDAGMEYYNEIILVNVVGSLAVRVRRQFNGGRKIGKMHQNVLVFYKGDPKKIKQNYPELNLGEDLEELNNQPNIAL, translated from the coding sequence ATGAATGATCAAATAATTGGATCTAGAATATTAAAGACAGAGCTTATTAAATGGGGGAAACTCCAATTTCTTCAACAAGAAAATTTTAAAGAATGGGTAAACAATGGATCCGAAAAACTGATCGAATCTATTATTAAATACCAATTTATAGATCCCTTTAAAGTCTGGCATCATCAGGGTGTGAACTATTGTTTGGATGGTAGGCATAGGTATTTAGATTTAAACTTTGTTTCACAAATGGCGGGTCATCAAGTTCCAGAAGAATTGCCGGCCACTTTTATTGATTGTGCAAACATGAAAGAAGCTGCGGAACTGGTTTTAGTTTACTCGAGTGCTTATGCTAAAATCACACAACAAGGATTGCTAGATTTCGTTCAAAATTTTGATTTAGATTTTCCAGACTTACAAGGTTTGATGAACATACCGGATTTTGATAATATTGCCTTTGAGGGTCTAATGAACAATACCGGGTCCACAAATCAACCGATAGTACCTTCATCACTAAAGGATAGTTTTATTTTTCCTCCATTTTCAATACTAGACACTCGCTCTGGAGTATGGCAAGAACGCAAACGTAAATGGATTGCTTTGGGCTTTAATTCTCAAGAGACTAGAGAAGATGTAGAATTGATTGCAAAAAGTGGCCAGTCAACGGCTATTTACGAACTAAGAAATAAAATGCGGGAATCATTAGGACGTGAGCCATCATGGGATGAAATTATTGATTATGCAAAACAAAAAGGGATGCACGTGTATGAAGGTGCGAGTATTTTTGATCCAGTTCTTTGTGAATTATCCTACCGCTGGTTTTGTCCCAAAGGAGGCAGGATTTTAGATCCGTTTGCTGGTGGTTCGGTTCGTGGAGTTGTGGCAGGAATTTTAGGCTATCCTTACGATGGAATTGATTTAAGGCTAGCTCAAGTAGAAGCGAATAGAAAACAAGCTGCATTATTAAACTTAGAAGATGTTACTTGGCACGCCGGAGACAGTAATGAGTTTTTAGATGAGGTAGAATTTAAAGATGTGGACTTCCTCTATAGTTGCCCACCTTATGCCGACCTTGAAAAATACAGTGATGATCCAAAGGACTTATCTAATATGGACTATGCAGACTTCAAAGAGGTATATTTTTCAATCATTAAGAAATCAGTTGCGCAATTAAAAGAAGATCGTTTTGCGTGTTTTGTAGTTGGCGATGTTCGCGACAAAAAAGGATTCTATTACAACTTTGTTAGTGATACTATTCAGGCCTTTAAAGATGCTGGGATGGAATATTATAACGAAATCATTTTAGTAAACGTGGTTGGGTCACTGGCAGTACGTGTTAGGCGTCAATTCAATGGAGGTCGTAAAATAGGTAAGATGCATCAAAATGTTTTAGTCTTCTATAAAGGAGACCCAAAAAAAATAAAGCAAAATTACCCGGAATTAAACTTAGGTGAAGACTTGGAAGAGTTGAATAATCAACCCAATATTGCTCTGTAA
- a CDS encoding KilA-N domain-containing protein — translation MSKQLEIPFINRELEHIPVVQRITDGYINATDICKAANKNFADYSRLKNTIEFLDALSADMGIPISELVQQIKGGIPSFQGTWVHPQVAINLAQWASPKFAVLVSKWVFEWMNGNIPNKSKLPYHIQRYLINRSEIPHTHFSVFNEIIFNLIAPLEDIGYELPDKLVPDISQGRMFAGWIRKEKGLEPNDFPTYTHTYPDGRVIPNVKLYPNTLLADFRKHFYDIWIKERAPKYFSERDKNALPYLQKVIISLPAPIEIKQIK, via the coding sequence ATGTCTAAACAATTAGAAATTCCTTTTATTAACAGAGAACTAGAGCATATACCTGTAGTTCAAAGAATAACTGATGGTTACATTAACGCAACAGATATTTGTAAAGCTGCTAACAAAAACTTTGCAGATTATTCAAGACTAAAAAACACTATTGAATTTTTAGATGCCCTTTCTGCCGATATGGGAATTCCCATATCGGAACTTGTCCAACAAATTAAAGGAGGAATACCTTCTTTTCAAGGAACTTGGGTTCATCCGCAAGTTGCTATAAATTTGGCGCAATGGGCTTCTCCTAAATTTGCAGTTTTAGTTTCAAAGTGGGTTTTCGAATGGATGAATGGAAACATTCCAAACAAATCGAAATTACCTTATCATATCCAAAGATATTTAATAAACCGAAGCGAAATTCCACACACTCATTTTTCTGTTTTTAACGAAATAATTTTTAATTTAATAGCTCCGTTGGAAGATATAGGTTATGAATTGCCAGATAAACTTGTTCCAGACATCTCTCAAGGACGTATGTTTGCAGGATGGATAAGAAAAGAAAAAGGATTAGAACCTAATGACTTCCCTACTTATACTCATACATATCCAGACGGACGAGTAATCCCAAATGTAAAATTATATCCAAATACTTTATTAGCTGACTTTAGAAAACATTTTTATGATATATGGATTAAAGAACGTGCACCAAAGTATTTTTCGGAAAGAGATAAAAATGCTTTACCATATTTACAAAAAGTGATTATTTCATTACCAGCACCTATTGAAATAAAGCAAATTAAATAA